One stretch of Flavobacterium sp. 9 DNA includes these proteins:
- a CDS encoding GNAT family N-acetyltransferase → MELKWKIKPFEALTVHELYDLLKLRSEIFVLEQNCVYLDLDGKDKKALHLIGEYDGKIIAYSRLFDAGISFDNSSIGRVVVDANYRDKKWGHDLMREAIAGIKTHFDKDKITIGAQLYLKKFYESHGFVQSSEMYLEDDIEHIEMVRE, encoded by the coding sequence ATGGAATTAAAATGGAAAATAAAGCCGTTTGAAGCACTAACGGTTCATGAGTTATATGATTTGCTTAAACTAAGAAGCGAGATCTTTGTATTGGAGCAAAATTGCGTTTATTTAGATCTTGACGGCAAAGACAAGAAAGCATTGCACCTGATAGGAGAATATGATGGTAAAATCATCGCGTATTCGCGTTTATTTGATGCCGGAATTAGTTTTGATAATAGTTCAATTGGTCGAGTAGTAGTTGATGCCAATTATCGCGATAAAAAATGGGGACATGATTTAATGCGTGAAGCTATTGCCGGAATAAAAACACATTTCGATAAAGACAAAATCACAATTGGAGCACAACTATATTTGAAAAAATTCTACGAAAGTCATGGATTTGTTCAATCAAGCGAAATGTATCTTGAAGATGATATTGAGCATATTGAAATGGTGAGAGAGTAA
- a CDS encoding DUF1579 domain-containing protein → MKNFYITLSMFALCFVSCKKEIKAETETAKVADGVKTEEPIAEEPLDSAAQMKAWTAYATPGNPHKMMADETGTWNCDMTFWSEANGKPEKATSTANIKMILGGRYQESNYQGKMMGQAFEGKSTLAYNNASKEYTTTFIDNMGTGMVVATGTFDEKTKSIEFKGEMVNPVNGKKTPYREIYTIVDPTTRKMEMFDTKNGSEYKSMEIIMKKK, encoded by the coding sequence ATGAAAAATTTTTATATCACATTGTCAATGTTCGCATTGTGTTTTGTTTCGTGTAAAAAAGAAATAAAAGCTGAAACTGAAACTGCAAAAGTTGCAGATGGTGTTAAAACAGAAGAACCAATTGCCGAGGAACCTTTAGATTCGGCAGCACAAATGAAAGCATGGACTGCATATGCAACTCCGGGAAATCCACACAAAATGATGGCTGATGAAACCGGAACGTGGAATTGCGATATGACTTTTTGGTCAGAAGCAAATGGAAAACCTGAAAAAGCGACTTCAACAGCAAATATCAAAATGATACTTGGCGGCCGTTATCAGGAATCAAATTATCAGGGAAAAATGATGGGACAGGCATTTGAAGGAAAAAGCACATTAGCTTATAACAACGCCAGTAAAGAATACACCACCACTTTTATTGATAATATGGGAACAGGAATGGTAGTTGCAACTGGTACATTTGACGAAAAAACGAAAAGTATAGAATTCAAAGGCGAAATGGTAAATCCTGTAAACGGTAAAAAAACACCTTATCGGGAAATTTATACAATTGTTGACCCAACTACCCGTAAAATGGAAATGTTTGACACCAAGAATGGATCAGAATACAAGAGTATGGAAATCATAATGAAGAAAAAATAA